One part of the Marinobacter sp. MDS2 genome encodes these proteins:
- the coaD gene encoding pantetheine-phosphate adenylyltransferase produces MPKVIYPGTFDPITNGHTDLIERAGRMFDEIVVAVAYNPKKQPLLNLDERCELVRKATAHVPNVTVTGFSNLLAEFVREQNASVILRGLRAVSDFEYEFQLADMNRRLAPEVESVFLTPSNHLSYISSTLIREIASLGGDVSEFVDPAVAEALKQKFSKA; encoded by the coding sequence ATGCCAAAAGTAATCTACCCAGGCACCTTTGACCCCATCACCAATGGCCACACCGACCTCATAGAACGGGCCGGCCGCATGTTTGATGAAATCGTCGTCGCCGTTGCCTACAACCCCAAAAAGCAGCCACTGCTCAATCTAGACGAGCGCTGCGAACTGGTCAGAAAAGCCACTGCACACGTCCCCAACGTCACCGTCACCGGCTTCAGCAACCTACTGGCAGAATTCGTACGGGAACAAAACGCCAGCGTTATCCTGCGTGGCCTGCGGGCAGTATCAGATTTCGAATACGAATTTCAGCTTGCCGACATGAACCGCCGACTGGCACCGGAAGTGGAAAGCGTGTTCCTGACGCCATCCAACCACTTGTCCTACATCTCCTCCACCCTGATTCGGGAAATTGCCTCCCTGGGCGGCGATGTATCGGAGTTTGTTGATCCAGCCGTTGCTGAAGCCCTGAAGCAGAAATTCAGCAAAGCCTGA
- a CDS encoding TetR/AcrR family transcriptional regulator, with product MKTRDKILLASLELFNERGERNTTTNHIAAHLAISPGNLYYHFRNKSDIIYEIFQEYEKLVDYYLDIPEDRPLTVADMTFYLESVFDGLWSYRFFHRDLEYLLDCDPRLRSDYRDFTNRCLAAMKTIFEKLADSGIVQKQPEELREVMALNIWLVVTNWMAFLKTAHASTGDEGLSLTALKQGIYQVLTLEMPYLMPEYRDEVMALREKYRPALPEKCSAVVA from the coding sequence ATGAAGACCAGAGACAAAATTCTGTTGGCGAGCCTCGAGCTTTTTAACGAGCGAGGGGAACGGAACACAACCACGAATCATATTGCCGCCCATCTGGCGATCTCTCCGGGTAATCTGTATTACCACTTCCGGAACAAGTCGGACATCATTTACGAGATCTTTCAGGAATACGAAAAGCTGGTCGATTACTACCTGGATATTCCGGAAGACCGGCCGTTGACGGTGGCTGACATGACCTTCTATCTCGAGTCTGTATTTGATGGCTTGTGGAGCTACCGGTTTTTCCATCGGGATCTTGAATACCTGCTGGATTGCGATCCTCGATTGCGGAGCGATTATCGTGACTTTACCAACCGCTGTCTGGCGGCGATGAAAACAATTTTCGAGAAGTTGGCGGACTCCGGCATTGTGCAGAAGCAGCCGGAAGAGTTGCGTGAAGTCATGGCGCTGAATATCTGGCTGGTGGTGACCAACTGGATGGCATTTTTGAAGACGGCCCATGCCAGTACCGGCGATGAAGGCTTAAGCCTGACGGCCCTCAAACAGGGTATTTATCAGGTGTTGACCCTTGAAATGCCCTATTTGATGCCAGAGTATCGTGATGAGGTGATGGCGTTGAGAGAGAAGTATCGTCCGGCTCTGCCGGAAAAGTGCAGCGCGGTTGTGGCTTGA
- the ppk1 gene encoding polyphosphate kinase 1, with amino-acid sequence MTTETTKAKSVTSDDLSVPAPVEIPPVGEQVNLDASENWFNRELSQLQFNYRVLKQAMDPAHPLINRLIFCCIFSSNLDEFFEIRVAGLREQLKYGRETVGADGMQPEQALAEISRVAHEYIDEQYDILNNVLFPELEKQNIHFIRRREWTPAQAEWVRNYFDDEILPVVSPIGLDPSHPFPRLVNKSLNFIVELDGKDAFGRETGMAILPAPRSLPRLVRLPDEVCDGGENLVFLSSMIHAHADELFPGMEVKGCYQFRLTRNADLELEDDLEDLASALRGELLSRRFGDGVRLEVADNCPEELVHFLLHEFGLGERDLYRVNGPVNLTRLLAVSGLVERPDLTYSSFSPAIPRQIRSKESMFDAIRKRPILLSHPFENFSSVVDLLRQAAKDPQVLAIRQTLYRAGTGSEIVEALADAARRGKEVTAVIELRARFSEAENLELASRLQEAGVIVVYGVVGYKTHAKMLLIVRREEGKLSRYVHLGTGNYHAGNARLYTDYSFMTCDESIGDDVNKLFQQLTGMGKALKIKKLFHAPFSMHKRLISLIERETGYGEEGRIIFKFNALTDAQLIKALYRASQAGVQIDLIVRGICCLRPGVPGLSDNIRVRSIVGRFLEHTRIYYFENKGKPDVYCASADGMERNMLSRIEVAFPIEEPALIARLQEDLTAYLADNCQSWVLQPDGSYIQNQPAEGEPRMAAQLLLLERLTGKPS; translated from the coding sequence ATGACTACGGAAACAACAAAAGCAAAATCAGTCACCAGCGACGATCTCAGCGTGCCCGCGCCCGTTGAGATTCCGCCGGTCGGCGAGCAGGTTAATCTGGATGCAAGCGAGAACTGGTTTAACCGGGAGCTGAGTCAGCTTCAGTTCAACTATCGGGTGCTGAAACAGGCCATGGATCCGGCGCATCCGCTGATTAACCGGCTGATTTTCTGCTGTATTTTCAGTAGTAATCTGGATGAGTTCTTCGAGATCCGGGTCGCCGGCCTGCGGGAGCAGCTGAAATACGGCCGGGAAACCGTGGGCGCGGATGGTATGCAGCCGGAACAGGCGTTGGCCGAGATCAGCCGTGTTGCTCATGAGTACATCGATGAGCAGTACGACATTCTGAACAACGTGCTGTTTCCCGAACTGGAAAAGCAGAACATCCACTTTATTCGTCGGCGGGAATGGACGCCCGCTCAGGCCGAGTGGGTCAGAAATTATTTTGATGACGAAATCCTTCCGGTGGTTAGCCCGATCGGGCTGGACCCTTCGCACCCGTTTCCGCGACTGGTCAACAAGAGTCTGAATTTCATTGTTGAACTGGATGGCAAAGACGCTTTCGGCCGGGAGACCGGCATGGCTATCCTGCCGGCTCCGCGCTCGTTGCCTCGCCTGGTTCGCCTGCCGGACGAAGTCTGTGACGGCGGTGAGAATCTGGTGTTCTTGTCGTCCATGATCCACGCTCATGCAGATGAGTTGTTCCCGGGCATGGAAGTGAAGGGCTGCTACCAGTTCCGCTTGACCCGCAATGCGGACCTGGAGCTGGAGGACGATCTGGAAGATCTGGCGTCGGCGCTGCGGGGTGAGTTGTTGAGTCGCCGCTTCGGTGACGGTGTGCGGCTAGAGGTGGCGGATAACTGCCCGGAAGAGCTGGTGCACTTCCTGTTGCATGAGTTTGGCCTTGGGGAACGGGATCTCTATCGGGTGAACGGCCCGGTAAACCTGACCCGGCTGCTGGCGGTGAGTGGCTTGGTGGAGCGGCCGGACCTGACCTATTCCAGTTTTTCACCGGCCATTCCGCGCCAGATTCGCAGCAAGGAATCGATGTTTGACGCCATTCGCAAGCGGCCGATTCTGCTGTCCCACCCGTTCGAGAACTTCAGTTCGGTGGTCGATTTGCTGCGCCAGGCGGCGAAAGATCCGCAGGTGTTGGCCATCCGGCAGACGCTTTACCGGGCCGGCACAGGGTCGGAAATTGTCGAGGCGTTGGCGGATGCCGCGCGCCGTGGCAAAGAGGTGACCGCAGTGATTGAGCTGAGGGCACGTTTCAGTGAGGCGGAAAACCTCGAGCTGGCCAGTCGGTTGCAGGAAGCCGGTGTCATCGTGGTGTACGGCGTGGTCGGTTATAAAACCCACGCCAAGATGTTGCTGATTGTCCGCCGGGAAGAGGGTAAGTTGAGTCGCTACGTGCACCTTGGCACGGGTAACTACCACGCTGGCAATGCGAGGCTTTACACGGATTACAGCTTCATGACGTGTGACGAGTCAATTGGCGATGACGTTAATAAGCTGTTTCAGCAGCTGACCGGTATGGGCAAGGCCCTGAAAATCAAAAAGCTGTTCCATGCACCGTTTTCCATGCACAAGCGTTTGATCAGTCTGATCGAACGGGAAACCGGTTATGGCGAGGAAGGCCGCATCATTTTCAAATTTAATGCGCTGACCGATGCCCAACTGATCAAGGCGCTTTATCGAGCCTCGCAAGCGGGAGTGCAAATTGATCTGATTGTTCGGGGTATCTGCTGCTTGCGCCCGGGTGTGCCGGGTTTGTCGGACAACATACGGGTCCGTTCGATCGTGGGGCGATTCCTGGAGCATACCCGTATCTATTACTTCGAGAACAAGGGTAAGCCTGATGTCTATTGCGCCAGTGCCGATGGTATGGAACGCAATATGTTGAGCCGCATAGAAGTGGCATTTCCTATTGAAGAACCGGCCCTCATTGCGCGGCTGCAAGAAGATCTGACCGCTTACCTGGCGGACAACTGTCAATCCTGGGTGTTGCAGCCCGATGGAAGCTATATCCAGAACCAACCGGCGGAGGGTGAGCCCAGAATGGCGGCGCAGTTGCTCCTGCTGGAAAGGCTGACCGGTAAGCCGAGTTAA
- the yihA gene encoding ribosome biogenesis GTP-binding protein YihA/YsxC — translation MDPDLTQKSVSFNSARFLISASKLDECPPDYGAEVAFAGRSNAGKSSALNAITVNGKLARTSKTPGRTRLINFFSLNKENMHLVDLPGYGYAKVSRDMKDDWQKHLGHYLNERRCLRGLVLVMDIRHPLTEFDQMMIEWCEHNKLPLMILATKADKLKFGQAKTAMLGIANKLKKYEYVEHLVMFSATSKLGLDECRAALTNWLEAPEEAED, via the coding sequence GTGGACCCTGATCTGACTCAAAAAAGCGTCTCATTCAACAGCGCCCGATTTTTAATCAGCGCCTCCAAGCTGGACGAGTGCCCGCCCGATTACGGTGCCGAGGTTGCCTTTGCTGGCCGCTCTAACGCCGGCAAATCCAGCGCACTCAACGCCATCACCGTCAACGGCAAACTGGCCCGGACCAGTAAAACGCCCGGGCGCACACGACTGATCAACTTTTTCAGTCTGAACAAAGAAAACATGCACTTGGTGGATTTGCCGGGCTACGGCTACGCAAAAGTCTCCCGGGACATGAAAGATGACTGGCAAAAACATCTGGGACACTATCTGAATGAGCGTCGCTGCTTGCGCGGATTGGTTTTGGTTATGGACATTCGTCACCCGCTGACCGAATTTGACCAGATGATGATCGAATGGTGCGAGCACAACAAGCTGCCCCTGATGATTCTGGCCACCAAAGCCGACAAATTGAAGTTTGGCCAGGCCAAAACGGCGATGCTGGGCATTGCGAACAAACTGAAGAAGTACGAATACGTGGAACATCTGGTGATGTTCTCGGCCACCTCTAAGCTGGGCCTTGATGAATGCCGGGCGGCACTGACGAACTGGTTGGAAGCCCCTGAAGAGGCCGAAGACTGA
- a CDS encoding endonuclease/exonuclease/phosphatase family protein, which yields MYKRIRSQINGILKSQEAAPRGACSGSEHVPDFEPHRHIRLLTFNIQVGINTSSYRHYVTRSWQHFLPNRRRFENLDRIATLLKQYDVVALQECDGGSLRSGYVNQVQYLAEAAGIPYWYQQLNRNLGQFAQHSNGFLSRYRPLDVTEHKLPGLIPGRGAIVARYGLEEDPLVLVQMHLSLSKSAQQRQLGFVRDLISKYQHVVLMGDMNAHAEQLLTQTPLRETDLVPLPATAHSFPSWRPEKALDHILVSPSLEIRQSGVVSYPVSDHLPISLDIALPKGYLETF from the coding sequence ATGTATAAACGGATTCGTAGCCAGATCAACGGCATATTGAAATCACAGGAAGCCGCCCCGCGTGGTGCGTGTTCGGGAAGCGAACACGTGCCTGACTTTGAGCCCCATCGCCATATCCGGCTGTTAACCTTTAACATTCAGGTGGGTATCAACACCTCTTCGTATCGTCACTACGTGACTCGTAGCTGGCAGCATTTCCTTCCCAATCGCCGTCGCTTTGAAAACCTTGACCGCATTGCCACGCTGTTGAAACAGTACGATGTGGTCGCGTTGCAGGAATGCGATGGTGGCAGCTTGCGCAGTGGCTACGTGAATCAGGTCCAATATCTGGCCGAGGCCGCCGGGATACCGTATTGGTACCAGCAGCTGAACCGGAACCTTGGCCAGTTTGCCCAACACAGCAACGGATTCTTGAGTCGCTACCGCCCCTTGGATGTCACGGAGCACAAGCTGCCCGGGCTGATACCGGGCAGAGGCGCGATCGTCGCGCGTTATGGTCTGGAAGAAGATCCATTGGTGTTGGTACAGATGCATCTGTCGTTGAGCAAATCCGCGCAACAGCGCCAACTCGGCTTTGTCCGCGACCTGATCAGCAAATATCAGCATGTGGTGTTGATGGGAGATATGAATGCCCATGCCGAGCAATTACTTACCCAAACGCCTCTCCGTGAAACCGATCTGGTTCCGTTACCGGCGACCGCGCATAGCTTTCCAAGCTGGCGTCCCGAAAAGGCTCTGGACCACATTCTGGTCAGCCCGTCGCTGGAAATTCGTCAGTCCGGTGTGGTGAGCTACCCGGTCTCCGATCACCTGCCTATCTCACTCGACATTGCCTTGCCGAAGGGCTACCTCGAAACCTTTTAG
- a CDS encoding coniferyl aldehyde dehydrogenase codes for MVATVVQMTESKTQIQHTHRIHQLQKKAFRNNPMPSASERKENLKRLKRALLANQERLLEAIDRDFSCRSKDETLIAEMMPSIQGINYTLKNLDSWMKPSKRHVSVLFQPASNKVHYQPKGVVGVIVPWNYPLYLAVGPLVASLAAGNRTMVKMSEFTPHTSALFKEIIESMFPEDLVAVVTGEADVAADFSQRPFDHLLFTGSTSVGKLVMRAAAENLTPVTLELGGKSPAVVSPDVPLSDAAQRIAFGKAINAGQTCVAPDYVLCPKDRVQAFVDEFRAQASTMYPSLRDNDDYTAIINERQYDRLQSYLEDARAKGAEVIEINPANEHMKDGTRKIPLTLVLNTTEDMKVMQDEIFGPILPIVTYSDLDDAIHYINDRPRPLALYFFGYDKDQQEHIIAQTHSGGMCINDALMHVAQDDLPFGGVGDSGMGHYHGKEGFMTFSHHRSIFSKQKFNSGKFVYAPHGTAAHKMIYKLFIR; via the coding sequence ATGGTAGCCACTGTCGTTCAGATGACGGAAAGCAAAACGCAGATTCAACACACCCACCGGATTCACCAGCTCCAGAAGAAAGCATTCCGGAATAATCCGATGCCCTCTGCGTCTGAACGCAAGGAGAACCTCAAGCGGCTGAAGCGAGCGCTGCTCGCCAACCAGGAGCGTTTGCTGGAAGCCATCGATCGCGACTTCAGCTGCCGCTCGAAAGACGAAACGCTGATTGCCGAGATGATGCCTTCGATTCAGGGTATCAACTACACCCTGAAAAATCTCGACAGCTGGATGAAGCCCTCAAAGCGCCATGTCTCCGTGCTGTTTCAGCCCGCCAGCAACAAGGTTCATTACCAGCCAAAAGGCGTGGTCGGCGTCATCGTGCCCTGGAACTATCCTTTGTATCTTGCCGTAGGGCCGCTGGTTGCGTCATTGGCCGCAGGAAACCGGACCATGGTCAAAATGTCCGAGTTCACGCCTCACACCTCGGCGCTGTTTAAAGAGATCATCGAGAGCATGTTCCCGGAAGACCTGGTCGCAGTTGTGACAGGCGAAGCCGATGTGGCAGCCGATTTCTCCCAGCGTCCGTTCGATCATCTGCTGTTCACCGGCTCTACCTCCGTGGGCAAATTGGTGATGCGGGCCGCGGCCGAAAACCTGACACCGGTTACACTGGAACTCGGCGGCAAATCCCCCGCCGTTGTCTCGCCCGACGTGCCGCTTTCCGATGCCGCCCAGCGCATAGCGTTCGGTAAGGCCATCAACGCCGGCCAAACCTGCGTCGCCCCGGATTATGTGCTTTGTCCGAAAGATCGGGTGCAGGCTTTTGTGGATGAATTCCGCGCTCAGGCTTCAACCATGTATCCGAGTCTGCGCGATAACGACGACTACACCGCCATCATCAACGAACGGCAGTACGACCGGCTGCAAAGCTATCTCGAGGATGCCCGCGCCAAAGGTGCCGAGGTTATCGAGATCAATCCTGCCAACGAACACATGAAAGACGGCACCCGCAAGATTCCCTTGACCTTGGTACTCAACACCACCGAGGACATGAAGGTGATGCAGGATGAAATCTTCGGGCCGATTCTTCCCATCGTCACCTACTCGGATCTGGACGATGCGATTCATTACATCAACGATCGTCCTCGGCCGCTGGCCCTGTACTTCTTTGGCTACGACAAAGACCAGCAGGAACACATCATCGCCCAGACCCACTCCGGCGGCATGTGCATAAACGATGCCTTGATGCATGTGGCCCAGGACGACCTGCCCTTCGGCGGGGTCGGGGATTCCGGTATGGGCCATTACCATGGCAAAGAAGGCTTTATGACCTTCTCCCACCACCGGTCGATCTTTAGCAAACAGAAATTCAACAGCGGCAAGTTCGTATACGCACCGCACGGCACTGCCGCGCACAAAATGATCTACAAACTGTTCATCCGCTAA
- a CDS encoding thiol:disulfide interchange protein DsbA/DsbL, with translation MIRTLSLIVTMAASLAFSGFASSDTWQNGVHYRTLSTPVSTASDSGVEVAEVFWYGCPHCYNFKPLSEAWEEQAPDYVNYVRLPAVLGESWAPHAFAFYALESMGQLDKVHDALFEALASERRPLNSAESLADFVAGYGVDAEAFVDAYNSFAVRSRVRQAQTKIMGAQVTGTPTMLVNGKYVVNATMARGHENVLKVVDYLVSKEHGVSE, from the coding sequence ATGATCAGAACCCTAAGCCTGATAGTAACCATGGCCGCATCGCTGGCTTTCAGTGGCTTCGCCAGTTCCGACACCTGGCAAAACGGTGTGCATTACCGCACCTTGAGCACGCCGGTCAGCACCGCTTCCGACAGCGGAGTCGAGGTGGCTGAAGTGTTCTGGTATGGCTGCCCCCACTGCTACAACTTCAAGCCACTGTCAGAGGCGTGGGAAGAACAAGCGCCGGATTACGTGAATTATGTTCGCCTGCCGGCCGTGCTCGGTGAGAGCTGGGCACCGCACGCCTTTGCGTTTTACGCGTTGGAGTCCATGGGCCAGCTGGATAAGGTGCACGATGCCTTGTTCGAAGCATTGGCGAGTGAGCGACGTCCGCTGAACTCGGCGGAATCACTGGCGGATTTCGTGGCGGGTTACGGTGTGGACGCCGAGGCCTTTGTCGATGCTTACAACAGTTTTGCCGTTCGGTCGCGTGTGCGCCAGGCGCAAACCAAAATTATGGGTGCGCAAGTTACCGGGACACCGACTATGCTGGTTAACGGAAAGTACGTGGTCAATGCAACCATGGCCCGGGGGCATGAAAACGTGCTGAAGGTTGTCGATTACCTGGTCAGCAAAGAGCACGGAGTATCGGAATAA
- a CDS encoding DUF945 family protein produces MKLNKWTMIGSAVLLVAGVAPWAVGYVTEQQWLEATEEVNQSQPFVRLETNRYQRGLFSAQASGTLALIDPETGDTSNIDFQVAISHGVTGSLLDFSPREGWQYEGAHWFEDEEPALTLETRLWGSAVVEFQAPPVTFEQPGRSESVSASGGFARIDVGRMGEQADVLLVWPELSVSGPQADVTIAGLQVEQSMALLSGDVWTGAGTMTLESLVVKSAELPALMVSNVLFETRSEASNHGQTLDSEAALDIESVSVEGNTYGPHRIAVSVDRLNVPSWNSFSSAMTDMQLMAMDAGADPRSAYEQQMALMQRFNEAVRGLAASGFSVGVRELSLDTPEGAIEGSLDISHPELSEDERANMLMVMQRLVGSVNLAMPLALAEEYPAVRMQLSPLIKQGLLVRDGDELVMKGQMEDLVLDINGVQIPLPPLL; encoded by the coding sequence TTGAAACTGAACAAATGGACGATGATCGGCTCAGCCGTTTTACTGGTCGCGGGCGTGGCACCTTGGGCAGTGGGGTACGTGACTGAGCAACAGTGGCTGGAGGCGACCGAAGAGGTGAACCAGTCGCAGCCGTTTGTTCGGTTGGAGACTAACCGTTATCAGCGCGGCTTGTTCAGTGCCCAGGCCAGTGGGACATTGGCGCTGATCGATCCCGAGACCGGCGATACCAGCAACATCGATTTTCAGGTTGCCATTTCTCATGGCGTGACCGGTAGCTTGCTGGACTTCAGCCCCCGTGAGGGCTGGCAGTATGAAGGCGCCCACTGGTTCGAGGATGAAGAGCCGGCGTTAACGCTGGAAACCCGGCTTTGGGGGTCAGCGGTGGTGGAGTTTCAGGCGCCGCCGGTCACCTTTGAACAGCCCGGCCGATCGGAATCCGTCAGCGCCAGTGGTGGTTTCGCCCGGATAGATGTGGGGCGCATGGGTGAGCAGGCCGATGTCTTGCTGGTGTGGCCGGAGTTGAGCGTTTCGGGGCCGCAGGCCGATGTAACAATTGCAGGGCTGCAGGTTGAGCAAAGTATGGCTCTGCTCAGCGGAGATGTATGGACCGGGGCCGGCACAATGACGTTGGAATCTCTGGTGGTTAAAAGCGCAGAGCTTCCCGCCTTGATGGTGAGCAATGTGTTGTTCGAGACTCGCAGTGAAGCCAGCAATCATGGCCAGACCCTGGATTCGGAAGCGGCGCTGGATATTGAGAGTGTTAGCGTTGAAGGCAACACTTATGGGCCGCACCGGATAGCGGTGTCGGTTGATCGCTTGAATGTACCGAGTTGGAACAGTTTCAGCTCGGCGATGACGGATATGCAATTGATGGCAATGGATGCCGGCGCGGATCCGCGTTCTGCCTACGAGCAGCAAATGGCGCTGATGCAGCGGTTTAACGAGGCGGTACGTGGTTTGGCGGCAAGTGGCTTTTCCGTGGGCGTTCGGGAGCTGAGCCTGGATACGCCGGAGGGCGCGATTGAGGGGTCGCTGGATATCTCGCACCCTGAGTTATCCGAGGATGAGCGCGCCAATATGCTGATGGTGATGCAGCGTTTGGTGGGGTCGGTGAATCTGGCTATGCCGTTGGCTCTGGCTGAAGAATACCCGGCTGTACGCATGCAGTTGTCGCCGCTGATCAAGCAGGGGCTGCTGGTTCGTGACGGCGACGAGTTGGTGATGAAGGGGCAGATGGAAGATTTGGTGCTGGATATTAACGGCGTTCAGATTCCGCTGCCGCCGTTGCTTTAA
- a CDS encoding cytochrome c encodes MKRLIAGVVLGVSLSTMAHGAGDPAAGEQKAAVCAACHGQGGGKPMMASYPKLTGLGEKYLYRQLTDIKSGDRSVPEMTGILTNMTDQDLKDLAAYFNKQELVVNQANDDAELIAQGQAIFRGGNMASGVPACAGCHNPSGKGNEPAGYPALGGQNAEYIAKQLQAYRDGTRATTANAGIMVDVASKLTDAEIEAVANYASGLH; translated from the coding sequence ATGAAAAGACTGATCGCAGGAGTGGTTCTCGGAGTTAGCTTGTCAACGATGGCTCACGGGGCAGGAGATCCGGCAGCGGGTGAACAGAAAGCTGCCGTGTGCGCGGCCTGTCATGGCCAGGGTGGCGGCAAGCCGATGATGGCGAGTTACCCGAAATTGACCGGTTTGGGTGAAAAGTACCTGTACCGTCAGCTGACAGACATTAAATCCGGAGATCGTTCTGTACCGGAGATGACCGGTATTCTGACCAACATGACGGATCAGGATCTGAAAGATCTGGCGGCTTACTTCAACAAGCAAGAGCTGGTGGTTAATCAGGCAAACGATGACGCTGAGCTGATTGCGCAAGGTCAGGCTATTTTCCGTGGCGGTAACATGGCTTCTGGCGTGCCGGCATGCGCTGGCTGTCATAACCCGAGCGGAAAGGGGAACGAGCCTGCTGGTTACCCGGCTCTGGGTGGCCAGAATGCAGAGTACATCGCCAAGCAGCTTCAGGCCTACCGTGATGGCACTCGTGCTACCACGGCGAATGCCGGCATCATGGTAGATGTGGCTTCCAAGTTGACCGACGCTGAAATCGAAGCGGTTGCCAACTACGCATCCGGCCTGCACTGA
- a CDS encoding GMC family oxidoreductase: MSMNDPIARGLASGWNVVDASKLTENQTVEADVVVIGTGAGGGTTAEILSKQGFSVILVEEGGLYYQKDFKMDEQTAYATLYQEGMSRTTADGAISILQGRCVGGSTTVNWTSSFRTPEQTLNYWRETFGLEGLAPDVMAPWFDGREERHTMAPWLTPPNQNNSILRDGCEALGYSWQTIPRNVNGCWNSGYCGVGCPTNAKQGALMTTIPGALDNQAQMFHGLRAERLVMKQDRIDHLQATAMGPDGVTPSGVTVTLKANHFVVAASAIGSPGLLLRSDLPDPHNRVGKRSFIHPVSATVARMPAKVEPFYGAPQSIYSDEFNFKNGHDGPIGYKLEVPPLHPGMAAGVVPGHGQLQRDNLGQLPWLQSVIALLRDGFHPESPGGTVSLRDDGSPVLDYPITDYLWDGIRQSYLDMAEIQFAAGAEAVQAIHMDSAWYTSWKEAKAAINELPMRPHRARIFTAHQMGGCGMGSNPEESVVNGFGEHHHVANLSVHDASIFPTSIGANPQLSVYALAARNSVRLAQKLAAKS; encoded by the coding sequence ATGTCCATGAATGATCCCATCGCCCGGGGCCTGGCTTCCGGCTGGAACGTGGTCGATGCCAGCAAACTGACCGAAAACCAGACCGTCGAAGCCGACGTTGTTGTCATCGGCACTGGCGCCGGCGGCGGCACCACCGCTGAAATCCTGTCCAAACAAGGCTTTTCGGTAATATTGGTCGAAGAAGGTGGCCTGTATTACCAGAAAGACTTCAAAATGGACGAACAAACCGCCTACGCCACGCTCTACCAGGAAGGCATGAGCCGCACCACCGCCGATGGCGCCATCTCCATTCTGCAGGGCCGCTGCGTGGGTGGTTCGACCACCGTCAACTGGACCAGCAGCTTCCGCACACCCGAGCAAACGCTGAATTATTGGCGCGAAACCTTCGGGCTGGAAGGACTGGCCCCGGATGTCATGGCGCCTTGGTTCGACGGGCGAGAAGAACGCCACACCATGGCACCCTGGCTAACACCGCCCAACCAGAACAACAGCATCTTACGGGACGGTTGCGAAGCACTCGGATACTCCTGGCAAACCATTCCGCGCAACGTCAACGGCTGCTGGAATTCGGGCTACTGCGGGGTAGGCTGCCCGACCAATGCCAAACAAGGCGCCCTGATGACCACCATCCCCGGCGCACTCGACAACCAGGCCCAAATGTTCCACGGCCTGCGCGCCGAGCGACTGGTCATGAAACAAGACCGCATCGACCACCTGCAAGCCACCGCCATGGGGCCAGACGGCGTTACCCCATCCGGAGTCACCGTCACCCTGAAGGCCAACCATTTCGTGGTCGCCGCCAGCGCCATCGGCTCCCCGGGACTGCTGTTGCGTTCCGACCTGCCGGACCCACACAACCGCGTAGGCAAACGCTCATTCATCCACCCGGTCAGCGCCACCGTCGCCCGTATGCCGGCCAAAGTAGAGCCTTTCTACGGCGCACCGCAGTCCATTTACTCGGATGAATTCAACTTCAAAAACGGCCACGACGGCCCCATAGGCTACAAACTCGAAGTCCCACCGTTACACCCCGGCATGGCGGCTGGCGTTGTACCGGGCCACGGCCAACTGCAGCGCGATAATCTGGGCCAACTGCCCTGGCTCCAGTCCGTCATTGCCCTGCTCCGGGACGGCTTCCACCCCGAAAGCCCCGGCGGCACCGTCAGCCTGCGCGACGATGGCAGCCCCGTACTCGATTACCCCATCACCGACTACCTGTGGGATGGCATCCGCCAGTCCTACCTCGACATGGCCGAAATCCAATTCGCCGCGGGCGCAGAAGCGGTCCAGGCCATACACATGGACTCGGCCTGGTACACCAGCTGGAAAGAAGCCAAAGCCGCCATCAACGAGCTTCCGATGAGGCCCCACCGTGCCCGAATCTTCACCGCGCACCAAATGGGCGGCTGCGGCATGGGCAGCAATCCGGAAGAGTCGGTGGTCAACGGCTTCGGCGAACACCACCACGTGGCCAACCTGAGCGTGCACGACGCCTCCATCTTCCCCACCAGCATCGGCGCAAACCCGCAGCTGTCGGTTTACGCACTGGCGGCTAGAAACAGCGTGAGACTGGCTCAGAAGCTGGCAGCGAAAAGCTGA